The Synechocystis sp. PCC 7509 genome includes a window with the following:
- a CDS encoding phosphodiester glycosidase family protein, translating into MVKGSSSFFPTPAKILLLLLPKVLELLLTGEVRSQMPLPTPTNKEILLNNRPLAIAWTQWQQAGKTHIGISDTGFAQILGVDLLNTNDPTKQPIQWFNEPKTNPIVLPTKLNGGYRYLDVTNFTPPGWQFAVKNNTLVITSPTAKIQDIRLGKQTFGDRIVIDLDRPTSWQVNQQSAPPKPKTVINELVEIVKTQVAKQVWLITIDGSANPAIAKTFTDSPSQKIETTPTLAKIRLNLPVGISPRVSTLTNPHRLVIDIRPDGMVEKNILWADGLRWRQQYVSLNEDRFSVTWLELNPAKNLKMLPFWSEATTLVGTNPLIKTAERYNAVAAINSGFFNRKNQLPLGAIRRDGNWISSPILNRGAIAWNNGKIKIGRLSIQESVLTNTGQTLAIKTFNSGYVQKGVARYSSVWGANYSPLTDNETIVIVQNNAVTAQLPGGVAGKANFPIPTNGYLLVVRGDNVSIPIGSILRLQSATIPADFAAYPHILAAGPVLIQNRQIVLDAKAEGFSDAFLREKAIRSAICTTASGNVLIAAVHNRVGGAGSTLAEVAKVMQQLGCTEALNFDGGSSTSLYLGGQLINRSPSTAARVHNGLGIFMTQP; encoded by the coding sequence ATGGTAAAAGGTTCATCTAGCTTCTTTCCTACTCCAGCAAAAATCCTCTTACTACTGCTACCAAAGGTTTTAGAGCTACTACTTACGGGGGAAGTGCGAAGTCAAATGCCATTACCCACCCCAACTAACAAAGAAATTTTACTAAATAATCGCCCTTTAGCGATCGCCTGGACTCAATGGCAACAAGCAGGTAAAACTCACATAGGTATTAGCGATACGGGTTTTGCTCAAATTCTCGGTGTCGATTTACTCAATACTAACGACCCCACTAAGCAACCGATTCAATGGTTTAACGAACCAAAAACTAACCCCATTGTCTTACCAACTAAGCTTAACGGCGGTTATCGTTATTTAGATGTTACTAACTTTACTCCCCCTGGGTGGCAGTTTGCGGTTAAAAATAATACTTTAGTAATTACTTCTCCCACTGCTAAAATCCAAGACATTCGGCTAGGAAAACAAACTTTTGGCGATCGCATTGTTATAGATTTAGATCGTCCTACCTCTTGGCAAGTAAATCAGCAAAGCGCACCACCAAAGCCAAAAACAGTAATTAACGAATTAGTTGAGATTGTTAAAACGCAAGTAGCGAAACAAGTTTGGCTAATAACCATTGACGGTAGCGCTAACCCCGCCATAGCCAAGACTTTCACTGATTCCCCATCTCAAAAAATAGAAACTACTCCAACTCTTGCCAAGATTCGCCTCAATCTCCCGGTGGGGATATCTCCGCGCGTTAGTACCTTAACTAATCCCCATCGATTAGTAATTGATATTCGTCCCGATGGGATGGTAGAGAAAAATATCCTTTGGGCGGACGGTTTGCGCTGGAGACAGCAGTATGTAAGCTTGAATGAGGATCGTTTTTCGGTGACGTGGTTAGAACTTAACCCCGCCAAAAACCTAAAAATGCTGCCATTTTGGAGCGAAGCTACAACTCTCGTAGGTACAAACCCTTTAATTAAAACCGCCGAGCGCTACAATGCCGTTGCAGCAATTAATAGTGGCTTTTTTAACCGCAAAAATCAATTGCCTTTAGGTGCAATTCGCCGCGATGGTAACTGGATATCAAGCCCAATTCTCAATCGTGGGGCGATCGCCTGGAATAATGGCAAAATAAAAATTGGTCGTCTTAGTATCCAAGAATCTGTACTTACCAATACTGGGCAAACCTTAGCAATTAAAACTTTTAATAGCGGCTACGTCCAAAAAGGTGTCGCTCGTTATTCTTCTGTTTGGGGTGCTAACTACAGCCCTCTTACCGATAACGAAACTATTGTCATAGTCCAAAATAACGCAGTTACAGCACAACTCCCCGGTGGCGTTGCAGGAAAAGCAAATTTTCCCATCCCTACTAATGGCTATTTGCTAGTAGTACGCGGTGATAATGTGTCAATTCCTATCGGTTCAATTCTCCGCCTGCAAAGTGCGACTATTCCCGCCGATTTTGCAGCTTACCCCCACATTTTAGCGGCGGGGCCGGTTTTAATTCAAAATCGGCAAATTGTTCTAGATGCCAAAGCTGAAGGCTTTAGCGATGCTTTTCTTAGAGAAAAAGCAATTCGGAGCGCAATTTGCACCACCGCATCGGGAAATGTATTAATCGCCGCCGTCCACAATCGCGTTGGTGGTGCGGGGTCAACTTTGGCAGAAGTTGCTAAAGTAATGCAGCAATTAGGGTGTACTGAAGCCCTTAATTTTGACGGTGGGAGTTCAACTAGCCTTTATTTAGGAGGACAATTAATTAATCGTTCTCCTAGTACCGCCGCTCGCGTTCATAATGGATTAGGCATTTTTATGACTCAACCTTAA
- a CDS encoding cupin domain-containing protein codes for MVQQVKEVSQEPALNLPSGVTHKGVAATELRPWGSFTVLEEGRGYKIKRIEVKPGHRLSLQMHHHRSEHWIVVSGTARVTCGDAEVMLSNNQSTYVPQCTNHRLENPGVIPLVLIEVQNGEYLGEDDIIRFQDDYARGK; via the coding sequence ATGGTTCAACAAGTTAAAGAAGTTTCCCAAGAACCAGCATTAAACCTGCCTTCAGGTGTAACTCATAAAGGAGTTGCTGCAACAGAGTTACGTCCTTGGGGATCTTTTACAGTTTTAGAAGAAGGACGCGGCTACAAAATTAAGCGCATTGAAGTTAAACCCGGTCATCGTTTAAGCCTGCAAATGCACCACCACCGCAGCGAACACTGGATTGTAGTCTCTGGGACTGCTAGAGTTACCTGTGGCGACGCGGAAGTAATGCTAAGTAATAATCAATCTACTTACGTTCCTCAATGCACAAACCATCGCTTAGAAAATCCTGGAGTAATTCCCTTAGTCTTAATTGAAGTCCAAAACGGCGAATACTTGGGAGAAGACGATATAATTCGTTTTCAAGATGACTACGCTCGTGGTAAATAA
- a CDS encoding HesB/IscA family protein, which translates to MITISPAAIQEIRRLKAKFANPEALFRLQVEPGGCSGLIYKLNFDPPTQSDRLYESNGINIVIDPSSVEHLNGLTLDYSEDLMGGAFRFHNPNALTFCGCGNSFATTA; encoded by the coding sequence ATGATTACTATTAGCCCCGCCGCCATTCAAGAAATCCGCCGCCTAAAAGCAAAATTTGCTAACCCAGAAGCTTTATTTCGACTGCAAGTAGAACCAGGCGGCTGTTCGGGTTTGATTTATAAGTTAAACTTCGATCCGCCAACTCAAAGCGATCGCCTTTACGAATCTAACGGCATAAATATAGTTATAGACCCTAGCAGCGTTGAGCATCTAAATGGTTTAACCCTCGATTACTCGGAAGATTTAATGGGGGGTGCTTTTCGCTTCCACAACCCCAACGCCCTAACTTTTTGCGGTTGCGGTAATTCTTTCGCTACTACCGCTTAG
- the rpsL gene encoding 30S ribosomal protein S12 has product MPTIQQLIRTERQVADKKTKSPALKQCPQRRGVCTRVYTTTPKKPNSALRKVARVRLTSGFEVTAYIPGIGHNLQEHSVVMIRGGRVKDLPGVRYHIIRGTLDTAGVKDRRQGRSKYGTKRPKPAAS; this is encoded by the coding sequence ATGCCAACTATACAGCAATTAATTCGCACTGAACGCCAAGTAGCCGACAAGAAAACCAAGTCACCAGCTTTAAAGCAATGTCCCCAGCGCCGGGGCGTTTGCACTAGAGTCTATACCACCACACCGAAAAAGCCTAACTCCGCGTTACGGAAAGTGGCTAGAGTACGTCTAACTTCAGGCTTTGAAGTAACAGCTTACATTCCCGGTATCGGTCACAACTTACAAGAACACTCGGTCGTGATGATTCGCGGTGGTCGGGTTAAAGATTTGCCCGGAGTAAGATACCACATTATTCGCGGAACTTTAGACACTGCCGGAGTTAAAGATCGTCGTCAAGGTCGCTCAAAGTACGGCACAAAGCGTCCTAAGCCTGCTGCTTCTTAA
- the rpsG gene encoding 30S ribosomal protein S7: protein MSRRTVVQKRIVPPDSVYNSRLISMMMRRVMRSGKKSIAAGIIYDAMKTIEERTGSDPLETFEKAVRNATPLVEVKARRVGGATYQVPMEVRTERGITLAMRWLIQFSRQRPGRTMASRLANELMDAANETGNAIRKREETHRMADANKAFAHYRY, encoded by the coding sequence ATGTCTCGTCGTACAGTTGTCCAAAAACGTATCGTTCCTCCTGACTCTGTGTATAACAGCCGTCTCATCAGTATGATGATGCGGCGAGTAATGCGGAGCGGCAAAAAATCTATCGCTGCCGGGATTATCTACGATGCGATGAAAACCATCGAAGAACGCACCGGAAGCGACCCTTTAGAAACCTTTGAAAAAGCCGTGCGGAATGCCACACCTTTAGTAGAAGTAAAAGCCCGTCGTGTTGGTGGCGCAACTTACCAAGTCCCAATGGAAGTACGCACAGAAAGAGGAATAACTCTAGCTATGCGGTGGCTAATTCAGTTTTCCAGGCAGCGCCCAGGACGCACTATGGCAAGCCGTCTAGCCAACGAACTGATGGATGCGGCAAACGAAACGGGCAACGCGATTCGTAAAAGAGAAGAAACACACCGAATGGCAGATGCTAATAAAGCCTTTGCCCATTACCGCTACTAG
- the fusA gene encoding elongation factor G gives MARTVPLEKVRNIGIAAHIDAGKTTTTERILFYSGIVHKIGEVHEGTATTDWMEQERERGITITAAAISTSWKDYAVNIIDTPGHVDFTIEVERSMRVLDGVIAVFCSVGGVQPQSETVWRQADRYKVPRIAFINKMDRMGANFYRVHEQIRDRLRANAVAIQLPIGTESDLRGIVDLVKMKAYIYNNDQGTDIEETEIPADMQDKAQEFRAKLVEAAAETDEVLVEKYFEGVDLTEAEIRVALRKGTIAGTIVPVLCGSAFKNKGVQLLLDGVVDYLPSPLEVPPIQGLLPNGQTVERHADDNEPLAALAFKIMSDRYGRLTFLRVYSGVLKKGSYVYNATKDKKERVSRLVLMKADDRIDVDELRAGDLGATLGLQDTFTGDTICTEADPVILESLFIPEPVISVAVEPKTKQDMDKLSKALQSLSEEDPTFRVSVDHETNQTVIAGMGELHLEILVDRMLREFKVEANVGAPQVAYRETIRKAVKAEGKFIRQSGGKGQYGHVVIEVTPGEPGTGFEFVSKIVGGVVPKEYIGPAEQGMKETCESGILAGYPVVDIRATLVDGSYHDVDSSEMAFKIAGSMAIKEAVMKASPILLEPMMKVEVEAPENYLGDVMGDLNSRRGQIEGMGSEQNLAKVTAKVPLVDMFGYATDIRSKTQGRGIFSMEFSHYEEVPRNVAEAIIAKSKGNS, from the coding sequence GTGGCACGTACAGTCCCACTGGAAAAAGTACGCAATATCGGGATTGCGGCTCACATTGATGCGGGTAAGACAACAACTACCGAACGCATTTTGTTTTATTCAGGTATCGTTCACAAAATTGGTGAGGTACACGAAGGAACAGCAACAACTGACTGGATGGAGCAAGAGCGGGAAAGAGGCATTACGATTACTGCGGCGGCAATTTCTACTAGTTGGAAAGATTACGCAGTCAATATTATTGATACCCCCGGTCACGTAGACTTCACTATTGAAGTTGAGCGTTCGATGCGCGTGTTGGATGGGGTAATCGCCGTATTTTGTTCGGTGGGAGGCGTACAGCCTCAGTCAGAAACCGTATGGAGACAGGCAGACCGCTACAAAGTACCAAGGATTGCTTTTATCAACAAGATGGATCGGATGGGCGCGAACTTTTATAGAGTTCACGAACAAATCCGCGATCGCTTGCGAGCCAATGCTGTAGCTATTCAATTGCCAATCGGTACAGAAAGTGACCTGCGCGGCATTGTTGACTTGGTGAAGATGAAAGCTTACATCTACAACAACGACCAAGGTACAGACATTGAGGAAACCGAAATTCCTGCCGATATGCAAGACAAAGCCCAAGAGTTTCGCGCCAAGCTAGTTGAAGCTGCTGCCGAAACTGACGAAGTATTAGTAGAAAAATACTTTGAAGGCGTTGATCTTACTGAAGCAGAAATTCGCGTAGCCTTGCGTAAAGGCACAATCGCCGGAACAATTGTTCCCGTCCTTTGTGGTTCAGCCTTCAAAAATAAAGGCGTACAGCTACTCCTAGATGGAGTTGTAGATTATTTACCTTCGCCTTTAGAAGTACCGCCAATTCAAGGATTGCTACCCAACGGTCAAACGGTCGAACGCCACGCGGACGACAACGAACCCTTGGCAGCTTTGGCATTTAAGATTATGTCCGATCGTTACGGTCGCTTGACATTTTTGCGCGTTTACTCTGGCGTATTGAAAAAAGGTAGCTACGTCTACAACGCCACTAAAGACAAAAAAGAAAGAGTATCGCGTTTAGTGCTGATGAAAGCCGACGATCGCATAGACGTAGATGAATTACGCGCTGGCGACTTGGGAGCAACTCTCGGTCTGCAAGACACCTTTACAGGGGACACAATTTGCACTGAAGCTGACCCGGTAATTCTGGAATCGCTGTTTATTCCTGAGCCTGTAATCTCGGTAGCTGTAGAGCCAAAGACCAAGCAGGACATGGACAAACTATCGAAGGCGTTGCAATCGCTCTCGGAAGAAGACCCGACTTTTAGAGTCAGCGTTGACCACGAAACCAACCAAACCGTAATTGCCGGAATGGGGGAATTGCACCTAGAGATTCTAGTAGACCGAATGCTACGAGAATTTAAGGTAGAAGCAAACGTTGGTGCGCCTCAAGTAGCTTATCGAGAAACTATCCGCAAAGCTGTGAAGGCTGAAGGTAAGTTTATTCGTCAAAGTGGCGGTAAAGGGCAATACGGTCACGTCGTAATTGAAGTTACCCCCGGCGAACCTGGTACAGGGTTTGAATTTGTTTCTAAAATCGTTGGTGGTGTTGTACCTAAAGAGTACATTGGCCCAGCAGAACAAGGAATGAAGGAAACTTGCGAATCGGGAATTCTTGCCGGATACCCGGTCGTAGATATTCGCGCCACCTTGGTAGATGGTTCTTACCACGATGTAGACTCCTCGGAAATGGCATTTAAGATCGCTGGATCGATGGCAATTAAAGAAGCCGTCATGAAAGCTTCCCCCATACTGCTAGAGCCGATGATGAAAGTTGAAGTAGAAGCACCAGAAAACTACTTAGGGGATGTCATGGGCGACCTTAACTCCCGTCGCGGTCAAATCGAAGGTATGGGATCGGAACAAAATCTAGCCAAGGTAACGGCAAAAGTGCCTTTGGTAGATATGTTCGGTTATGCTACCGATATTCGCTCCAAAACCCAAGGTCGGGGTATCTTCTCAATGGAATTTAGCCACTACGAAGAAGTACCTCGCAACGTCGCCGAAGCAATTATTGCTAAGAGCAAAGGAAACTCTTAA
- the tuf gene encoding elongation factor Tu, with translation MARAKFERNKPHVNIGTIGHVDHGKTTLTAAITMTLAALGQATGRKYADIDAAPEEKARGITINTAHVEYETAGRHYAHVDCPGHADYVKNMITGAAQMDGGILVVSAADGPMPQTREHILLAKQVGVPNLVVFLNKEDMVDDDELMELVELEVRELLSDYDFPGDDIPIVKGSGLLALEKMTENPKMPRGEDKWVDKIYELMEAVDAYIPTPERDIDKPFLMAVEDVFSIKGRGTVATGRIERGKVKVGDSVELVGIRNTRTTTVTGIEMFKKSLDEGMAGDNAGVLLRGLEKEDIERGMVIAKPGSITPHTQFEGEVYVLKEKEGGRKTPFFPGYRPQFYVRTTDVTGTIRAFTSDDGSEAEMVMPGDRIKMTVELINAIAIEQGMRFAIREGGRTIGAGVVSKILK, from the coding sequence ATGGCACGCGCAAAATTTGAAAGGAATAAACCCCACGTCAATATCGGTACGATCGGTCACGTAGACCACGGCAAAACCACCTTAACCGCCGCAATTACAATGACTTTGGCTGCCTTAGGACAAGCTACAGGTCGCAAATATGCGGATATCGATGCCGCTCCTGAAGAAAAAGCGCGTGGCATCACAATTAACACCGCTCACGTTGAGTACGAAACCGCAGGCAGACACTACGCTCACGTAGATTGTCCCGGACACGCTGACTATGTAAAAAACATGATCACTGGTGCGGCGCAAATGGACGGCGGTATTTTGGTAGTATCGGCGGCTGATGGCCCTATGCCCCAAACTCGCGAACATATCTTGTTAGCTAAACAAGTAGGCGTTCCTAACCTAGTTGTGTTCTTGAATAAAGAAGACATGGTAGACGATGACGAATTAATGGAACTTGTAGAACTTGAAGTTAGAGAACTTCTCAGCGACTACGATTTCCCCGGCGACGATATCCCTATTGTTAAAGGATCGGGCTTATTGGCGTTAGAAAAAATGACCGAAAACCCCAAAATGCCTAGAGGGGAAGATAAGTGGGTCGATAAAATCTACGAACTTATGGAAGCTGTAGATGCTTACATTCCTACTCCAGAAAGAGACATTGATAAGCCTTTCTTGATGGCTGTAGAGGATGTATTCTCAATCAAGGGTCGCGGTACAGTTGCTACAGGTAGAATTGAGCGTGGAAAAGTCAAAGTTGGCGACTCTGTAGAACTTGTTGGCATCAGAAATACTCGGACAACAACTGTTACCGGAATCGAGATGTTTAAAAAGAGTCTTGACGAAGGAATGGCTGGAGACAACGCTGGGGTACTATTACGCGGACTTGAGAAAGAAGATATTGAGCGCGGGATGGTAATTGCTAAACCAGGTTCAATTACTCCTCATACTCAGTTTGAAGGTGAAGTATACGTGCTTAAGGAAAAAGAAGGCGGTCGCAAGACTCCATTTTTCCCTGGCTATCGTCCACAGTTTTATGTGCGGACAACCGATGTAACTGGCACAATTCGCGCTTTTACTTCTGATGATGGTAGCGAAGCTGAGATGGTTATGCCTGGCGATCGCATCAAAATGACAGTAGAACTAATTAACGCGATCGCTATTGAGCAAGGTATGCGTTTTGCAATCCGTGAAGGTGGTAGAACTATCGGCGCTGGTGTAGTATCAAAAATCTTGAAGTAA
- the rpsJ gene encoding 30S ribosomal protein S10: MATLQQQKIRIRLKAFDRRLLDTSCEKIVETANRTNATAVGPIPLPTRRRIYCLLRSPHVDKDSREHFETRTHRRIIDIYQPSAKTIDALMKLDLPSGVDIEVKL, translated from the coding sequence ATGGCAACCCTTCAGCAACAAAAAATTCGCATTCGTTTAAAAGCTTTTGACCGTCGCTTGCTCGATACTTCCTGTGAAAAGATTGTAGAAACAGCAAATCGCACTAATGCTACCGCCGTTGGGCCAATACCACTACCGACAAGACGGAGAATTTATTGCTTATTGCGATCGCCTCACGTAGACAAGGATTCCCGCGAACACTTTGAAACTCGTACCCATCGCCGGATTATTGACATTTATCAACCATCGGCTAAAACCATTGATGCCTTGATGAAATTAGACTTACCATCGGGTGTTGATATCGAAGTGAAGTTATAA
- a CDS encoding LON peptidase substrate-binding domain-containing protein, with product MTSPSKIAVRELPLFPLPEVVLFPGRPLPLHIFEFRYRIMMNTILESDRRFGVLLYDPVRGQVSNIGCCAEIVQYERMPDDRMKMFTLGQQRFRVLEYVREKPYKVGLVEWMEDHPPEQDLRPLATEVEQLLQDVVRLSAKLTDQNIELPENIPDLPTELSYWVASNLYGVATEQQALLETQDTGVRLQREVEILTSTRNHLAARTVLKDTFN from the coding sequence ATGACATCTCCTTCAAAAATTGCGGTGCGAGAACTTCCTTTATTTCCTTTACCAGAAGTAGTCCTTTTTCCTGGTAGACCTTTACCTTTACATATATTTGAGTTTCGCTACCGGATCATGATGAATACGATCTTGGAAAGCGATCGCCGTTTCGGAGTTTTGCTATACGATCCGGTACGGGGACAGGTTTCTAACATTGGCTGCTGTGCGGAAATCGTGCAGTATGAGCGAATGCCAGACGATCGCATGAAAATGTTTACTTTAGGTCAACAACGGTTTCGCGTCTTAGAATACGTGCGCGAGAAGCCTTACAAAGTTGGTTTGGTGGAATGGATGGAAGACCACCCCCCGGAGCAAGACCTGCGACCTTTGGCGACGGAAGTAGAACAGCTTTTACAAGACGTAGTGAGGCTATCCGCCAAGCTAACCGACCAAAACATCGAATTACCCGAAAATATCCCCGACTTGCCTACAGAGCTATCTTACTGGGTCGCCAGTAATCTTTATGGAGTAGCGACAGAGCAACAAGCATTGTTAGAAACCCAAGATACAGGCGTTCGTTTGCAAAGAGAAGTCGAAATTCTTACCTCGACACGCAACCATTTAGCGGCGCGTACCGTGCTGAAAGACACGTTTAATTAA
- the pheA gene encoding prephenate dehydratase, producing MSISIGHLGPSGTYSEQAASSYVSKFLTQTQQEATLLPYPSIAKTLKAIATGQVDLAVVPVENSIEGSVAITLDMLWQLDNLKITLALVLPITHALLSKASSLNNLEIVYSHPQALAQCQGWLEQHLPNTRAIAINSTTEALEKLDLQPNAGTISSPRAAELYNVPILASNINDYPDNCTRFWVLSSSMQPVTGSHTSLAFSTKANVPGALVKPLQMFAQRGINLSRVESRPSKRSLGDYLFFLDLEGDTTSPAVQTAISELAIYTDTLKIFGSYDLLFL from the coding sequence ATGTCTATATCTATTGGTCATTTGGGCCCTTCGGGTACTTATTCTGAACAAGCAGCAAGTTCTTATGTAAGTAAGTTTTTAACTCAAACTCAACAAGAAGCTACTTTACTGCCTTATCCTAGTATTGCCAAAACTTTAAAAGCGATCGCCACGGGTCAAGTAGATTTAGCCGTTGTCCCGGTGGAAAACTCTATTGAGGGTAGCGTTGCTATTACTCTAGATATGTTGTGGCAACTAGATAACTTAAAAATTACTCTTGCTTTAGTTTTACCGATTACTCACGCTCTACTATCAAAAGCTTCATCACTTAACAACCTCGAAATCGTCTACTCTCATCCCCAAGCTTTGGCGCAGTGTCAAGGATGGCTAGAACAGCATTTACCCAATACCCGCGCGATCGCCATTAATTCTACGACGGAAGCTTTAGAAAAACTTGACCTACAACCAAACGCCGGGACAATTTCTTCTCCTCGCGCCGCCGAACTTTACAACGTGCCAATATTAGCTAGTAATATCAACGATTATCCCGATAACTGTACGCGCTTTTGGGTGCTAAGTTCTTCAATGCAACCCGTGACCGGAAGTCATACCAGCCTAGCTTTTAGCACTAAAGCCAACGTTCCCGGAGCGCTAGTTAAGCCCTTACAAATGTTTGCTCAAAGGGGTATTAACCTTAGTCGTGTCGAATCTCGTCCCAGCAAGCGATCGCTCGGCGACTATCTTTTTTTCCTGGATTTAGAAGGCGATACCACTTCCCCCGCCGTACAAACAGCAATTTCCGAACTTGCAATTTACACTGACACTCTCAAAATTTTTGGTAGTTACGATCTATTGTTCCTTTAG